In one Pseudodesulfovibrio tunisiensis genomic region, the following are encoded:
- a CDS encoding LysE/ArgO family amino acid transporter yields MVSTAYVQGLAMGGGLIVAIGAQNAFVLTQGVRRNHPLAVALLCILCDAVFISLGVSGVGTAVAANPILGEIAAWGGALFLFWYGWGAMRSAIRGGRLEIGTDQGDTLRRTLAMTLAVTLLNPHFYLDTVVLMGSISGQYPAPDRYWFGSGAITASLIWFACLTLGGGLLAPLFRKAVTWRVLDSVVCLTMWYLALSLTRSALAGGLGVAG; encoded by the coding sequence ATGGTTTCCACGGCATATGTGCAGGGTTTGGCAATGGGCGGAGGGTTGATCGTGGCCATCGGCGCGCAGAACGCGTTCGTGCTCACGCAGGGGGTGCGGCGCAACCATCCCCTTGCCGTGGCCCTGCTCTGCATCCTGTGCGACGCGGTGTTCATTTCCCTTGGCGTATCCGGTGTGGGGACTGCTGTGGCCGCGAATCCGATTCTCGGTGAAATAGCGGCATGGGGCGGTGCGCTTTTCCTGTTCTGGTACGGCTGGGGGGCCATGCGGTCCGCGATCCGGGGCGGGCGGCTGGAAATCGGCACGGATCAGGGCGACACCCTGCGCCGGACTCTGGCCATGACGCTGGCCGTGACCCTGCTCAACCCGCATTTCTATCTGGATACCGTGGTGCTCATGGGCAGCATCAGCGGCCAGTATCCCGCGCCCGACCGCTACTGGTTCGGGTCCGGGGCCATAACCGCATCCCTGATCTGGTTTGCCTGTCTCACACTCGGCGGCGGCCTGCTTGCCCCGCTCTTTCGCAAGGCCGTCACATGGCGCGTGCTCGACTCCGTGGTCTGCCTGACCATGTGGTATCTCGCTCTTTCCCTGACCAGAAGTGCACTTGCCGGAGGACTTGGCGTGGCCGGATAG
- a CDS encoding pyridoxal phosphate-dependent aminotransferase, with protein sequence MRISDRLARIKPSATLAVNAKAQELKAQGREIVSLAVGQPDFGTPPHVCDAAKQALDEGFTRYTPVPGIPELREAVAGYYDRFYGAKAEGANTIISNGGKQVLYNLLMALINPGDEVLIPSPYWVSYPAMVQLAEGVSVFVPTTPDQHFLVSVDDLEQLRTDRTRVLILNSPSNPTGCCYTQAQLDDIAAWARQHDVFIISDEVYDRLVYDPATPASLSKLWEAHPESIAIVGALSKSFCMTGWRVGYALAHEELVKAMVRIQGQSTSNINSVTQKAALAALSGSWDILDDMKKAFVRRRDMAYDIIVNGWGATCPKPDGAFYLFPVLKQFYTPETPDSASMCTRILEQAGVALVPGSAFGDDDCIRFSYAVDDDVLRSALDKVGKVLTGK encoded by the coding sequence ATGCGCATTTCCGACAGACTGGCCAGGATCAAGCCGTCCGCAACGCTGGCGGTGAACGCCAAGGCACAGGAACTCAAGGCGCAGGGCAGGGAAATCGTGAGCCTTGCCGTGGGTCAGCCCGATTTCGGCACGCCGCCGCACGTATGCGACGCAGCCAAGCAGGCTCTGGACGAAGGCTTCACCAGATACACCCCGGTTCCGGGCATTCCCGAGCTGCGCGAGGCCGTGGCCGGGTATTACGATCGGTTCTACGGAGCAAAGGCCGAGGGCGCCAACACCATCATTTCCAACGGCGGCAAGCAGGTGCTCTACAACCTGCTCATGGCCCTGATCAATCCGGGCGACGAAGTGCTCATCCCTTCGCCCTACTGGGTGAGCTATCCGGCCATGGTCCAGTTGGCCGAGGGCGTTTCCGTGTTCGTGCCCACCACCCCGGACCAGCATTTTCTGGTTTCCGTGGATGATCTGGAACAACTGCGCACGGATCGCACCCGCGTGCTGATCCTGAACTCGCCGTCCAACCCCACGGGCTGCTGCTACACGCAGGCCCAGCTCGACGACATTGCGGCGTGGGCGCGGCAGCATGACGTGTTCATCATTTCCGACGAGGTCTATGACCGGCTGGTGTACGATCCGGCCACTCCGGCCTCCCTGTCCAAGCTCTGGGAGGCGCATCCGGAGTCCATCGCCATCGTGGGCGCGCTGTCCAAGTCCTTCTGCATGACGGGCTGGCGCGTGGGCTACGCACTGGCGCACGAGGAACTGGTCAAGGCCATGGTCAGGATTCAGGGCCAGTCCACCTCCAACATCAATTCCGTGACCCAGAAGGCGGCGCTGGCCGCGTTGTCCGGCTCCTGGGATATTCTGGACGACATGAAAAAGGCGTTCGTGCGCCGCAGGGACATGGCCTACGACATCATTGTCAATGGCTGGGGCGCGACCTGTCCCAAGCCGGACGGCGCATTCTATCTGTTCCCGGTCCTCAAGCAGTTCTACACCCCGGAAACCCCGGATTCCGCGTCCATGTGCACCAGGATTCTGGAACAGGCCGGCGTGGCGCTGGTCCCGGGTTCCGCGTTCGGCGACGACGACTGCATCCGCTTTTCCTATGCCGTGGACGACGACGTGTTGCGTTCCGCGCTGGACAAGGTCGGCAAGGTGCTGACCGGCAAGTAG
- the pstA gene encoding phosphate ABC transporter permease PstA yields the protein MTEASVNMTGSEHAARHLFRRKATQEVWFGLFRVAVALNGLALFTIVGYMVYYGLPAISWDFLTGMPTEGGLAGGIFPCIVGTFYLSMGSMILALPLGVAAAIYLHEYARPGLAMRIIRLCINNLAGVPSVVFGLFGMAFFVASRDLGGLGFGVSILSGCLTLAVLILPVIIGTSEEALRSVPDTYREASLGLGATKFQTIFRIVLPSALPGIMTGSILSISRAAGETAAIMFTAAASYNPTLARSIFNEVMALPYQIYTLSVSSTDPEATMPLQYGTSLVLIALVLGMNLVAIVLRSKLRRKMSK from the coding sequence ATGACCGAAGCAAGCGTGAACATGACCGGTTCCGAACACGCGGCCCGCCACCTGTTCCGGCGCAAGGCGACCCAGGAGGTCTGGTTCGGGCTGTTCCGCGTGGCCGTGGCCCTGAACGGTCTGGCCCTGTTCACCATCGTGGGCTACATGGTCTACTACGGCCTTCCGGCCATCAGTTGGGATTTCCTGACCGGCATGCCCACGGAAGGCGGGCTGGCCGGAGGCATCTTCCCGTGCATCGTGGGCACGTTCTACCTGAGCATGGGGTCCATGATCCTTGCCCTGCCGCTGGGCGTTGCCGCAGCCATCTACCTGCACGAATACGCACGCCCCGGGCTGGCCATGCGCATCATCCGGCTCTGCATCAACAACCTTGCGGGCGTGCCGTCCGTGGTGTTCGGCCTGTTCGGCATGGCGTTCTTCGTGGCCAGCCGCGATCTGGGCGGTCTCGGTTTCGGCGTGTCCATCCTGTCCGGCTGCCTGACGCTGGCCGTGCTCATCCTGCCCGTGATCATCGGCACGTCCGAGGAGGCGCTTCGGTCCGTGCCCGACACCTACCGCGAAGCCTCGCTCGGCCTTGGCGCGACCAAGTTCCAGACCATTTTCCGGATCGTGCTGCCTTCGGCCCTGCCCGGCATCATGACCGGGTCCATCCTCTCCATCAGCCGTGCGGCCGGAGAAACCGCAGCCATCATGTTCACGGCAGCGGCCAGCTACAATCCGACATTGGCCAGATCCATCTTCAACGAGGTCATGGCCCTGCCGTATCAGATATACACCCTGTCCGTGTCCTCCACGGACCCGGAAGCCACCATGCCGCTTCAGTACGGCACCTCGCTGGTGCTCATTGCCCTGGTGCTCGGCATGAACCTCGTGGCCATCGTGCTGCGTTCCAAACTGCGCAGGAAGATGTCCAAATAG
- a CDS encoding pyridoxal phosphate-dependent aminotransferase produces MELLASQINGYMDHASWIRKMFEEGIKMKKQFGEDAVCDFSLGNPDLPPPPAIAEGLAELAEHADEPFFMGYMPNFGYPDVRQALAEQVSREQGMSVAGENLVITCGAAGALNAFFRAVLDPGDEVITPAPYFVEYGFYCENHQATLKPVPSKPLTFELDLEGIRAALTDHTRVVLINSPNNPTGAVYSREELEGLAAILEEHNKGRKRPVFILADEPYRFLSFDGAEVPSLLDIYPYSVVCSSFSKNLSMAGERVGYACVNPVMPNWDAMVAAIVMTNRILGFVNAPALAQKLLRKALGSGVDKSIYEERRAAMAEVLDNAGYKYTMPRGAFYFFPEAPGGDDVKFCSVLQEQRILAVPGTGFGYPGYFRLSFCVPEVIIRRARNGFAKAMENMKQ; encoded by the coding sequence ATGGAATTGCTTGCTTCCCAGATCAACGGATATATGGATCACGCATCCTGGATCAGGAAGATGTTCGAAGAAGGCATCAAGATGAAGAAACAGTTCGGCGAGGACGCGGTCTGCGACTTCAGTCTTGGCAATCCGGACCTGCCGCCGCCGCCCGCCATTGCCGAGGGGCTGGCCGAGCTGGCCGAGCATGCGGACGAGCCGTTTTTCATGGGCTACATGCCCAACTTCGGCTATCCGGACGTGCGTCAGGCCCTGGCCGAACAGGTCTCCCGCGAACAGGGCATGTCGGTTGCCGGGGAGAATCTGGTCATCACCTGCGGCGCAGCCGGTGCGCTGAATGCGTTTTTTCGCGCCGTGCTCGATCCGGGCGACGAAGTGATCACGCCCGCGCCCTATTTCGTGGAATACGGCTTCTACTGCGAAAACCATCAGGCCACGCTCAAACCCGTGCCGTCCAAGCCCCTGACCTTCGAGCTGGATCTGGAAGGCATCAGGGCCGCCCTGACCGACCATACCCGCGTGGTGCTCATCAATTCGCCCAACAACCCCACGGGCGCGGTGTATTCCCGCGAGGAACTGGAAGGTCTGGCCGCGATTCTGGAGGAGCACAACAAGGGACGCAAGCGGCCCGTGTTCATTCTGGCGGACGAGCCCTACCGCTTCCTGTCCTTTGACGGTGCGGAAGTGCCGAGCCTGCTCGACATCTATCCCTATTCCGTGGTGTGTTCGTCCTTTTCCAAGAACCTGTCCATGGCAGGAGAACGCGTGGGCTATGCCTGCGTGAACCCGGTCATGCCGAACTGGGACGCCATGGTTGCGGCCATTGTCATGACCAACCGCATTCTCGGGTTCGTCAATGCCCCGGCCCTTGCCCAGAAACTGCTGCGCAAGGCGCTCGGCAGCGGCGTGGACAAGAGCATCTACGAGGAACGGCGCGCGGCCATGGCCGAGGTGCTGGACAACGCGGGCTACAAGTACACCATGCCTCGCGGCGCGTTCTACTTCTTCCCGGAAGCCCCGGGCGGAGATGACGTGAAGTTCTGCAGCGTGCTTCAGGAACAGCGCATCCTGGCCGTTCCCGGCACCGGATTCGGCTATCCCGGCTATTTCCGGCTGTCCTTCTGCGTGCCCGAAGTCATCATCCGCAGGGCGCGGAACGGCTTTGCCAAGGCCATGGAAAACATGAAGCAATGA
- a CDS encoding LysR family transcriptional regulator ArgP: MLDYKLVEAFAAVVSCGGFEKAAQSLHLTQSAVSQRVKQLEEQSGRILLVRSTPPRPTPAGRDMLRHYRQVKRLEDDLASTIGPGSSGFTVLPVGVNADSLVTWFLPAVQDFLEAESVLLDLSVDDQDETHKLLRGGEVLGCVSARPEPFQGCRVEFLGVMDYRLCGTPAYATRWFPNGFTREAAAHAPIMLYNRKDELHVKLFEQAFGETVSGHPTAYVPSSGKFPDFVLTGQVSGMLPDEDCLEHIRAGRMVNLVGDMVLPIPLYWHSWGLDSALLKGFSAALARGARSRLRQP, translated from the coding sequence ATGCTCGATTACAAACTCGTGGAAGCATTCGCCGCAGTGGTCAGTTGCGGCGGATTCGAAAAGGCGGCCCAGTCCCTGCACTTGACCCAGTCGGCCGTGTCCCAGCGCGTGAAGCAGCTGGAGGAACAGTCCGGCCGCATCCTGCTGGTGCGTTCCACCCCACCGCGTCCGACTCCGGCGGGCCGGGACATGCTTCGGCATTACCGACAGGTCAAGCGGCTGGAGGACGACCTTGCCTCGACCATCGGCCCGGGCAGCAGCGGGTTCACGGTCCTGCCCGTGGGCGTGAACGCGGACAGCCTGGTCACATGGTTCCTGCCTGCGGTGCAGGATTTTCTGGAGGCGGAATCCGTGCTGCTGGATCTGTCCGTGGATGATCAGGACGAGACCCACAAGCTGTTGCGCGGCGGCGAGGTGCTGGGCTGCGTGAGCGCGCGGCCCGAACCGTTTCAGGGCTGCCGCGTGGAATTTCTCGGGGTGATGGACTATCGATTGTGCGGCACACCGGCGTATGCAACGCGCTGGTTTCCGAACGGATTCACCCGGGAGGCTGCGGCGCACGCGCCGATCATGCTGTACAACCGCAAGGATGAACTGCACGTCAAGCTGTTCGAGCAGGCCTTCGGGGAAACGGTTTCCGGCCACCCCACCGCGTATGTGCCGTCCTCGGGCAAATTTCCGGATTTCGTGCTGACCGGACAGGTGAGCGGCATGCTGCCGGACGAGGACTGTCTGGAGCACATCCGGGCCGGGCGCATGGTCAATCTGGTTGGCGACATGGTCCTGCCCATTCCCCTGTACTGGCACAGCTGGGGACTGGATTCCGCCCTGCTCAAGGGATTTTCCGCCGCCTTGGCACGAGGCGCGCGTTCGCGGCTCCGCCAACCCTGA
- a CDS encoding 5-formyltetrahydrofolate cyclo-ligase has translation MKSKGNLRKSLLDRRQGLTHETVREASLRVVERIRSLDAWRNAREVLLYWPVRNEPDIRPLMADLWQREVRVLLPRCIPDRPGEMDLACVNRECDLTPGMYSIMEPDAEACPAVQSCCPDMVLVPGVGFDRHGFRLGFGGGYYDRLLASEDFCATVSVGIAHDFQLVDELPTEEWDQPVTLVCTDRELWRP, from the coding sequence ATGAAGAGCAAGGGAAATCTGCGCAAATCGCTTCTGGACAGGCGACAGGGGCTGACGCACGAAACCGTGCGCGAGGCCAGCCTGCGCGTGGTGGAACGCATCCGTTCGCTGGATGCGTGGCGCAATGCCCGGGAAGTGCTGCTCTACTGGCCCGTGCGCAACGAACCGGACATCCGGCCGCTCATGGCCGACCTGTGGCAGCGCGAAGTGCGCGTGCTTCTGCCCCGCTGCATACCGGACCGGCCCGGGGAAATGGACCTGGCCTGCGTGAATCGGGAATGCGACCTGACGCCGGGCATGTATTCCATCATGGAACCGGATGCCGAGGCCTGCCCGGCCGTGCAGTCCTGCTGTCCGGACATGGTGCTGGTGCCGGGCGTGGGGTTCGACCGTCACGGTTTCCGTCTGGGCTTCGGCGGCGGCTATTACGACCGCCTGCTGGCCTCGGAGGATTTTTGCGCAACCGTTTCCGTGGGCATTGCCCATGATTTCCAGCTTGTCGACGAATTGCCCACCGAAGAGTGGGACCAGCCCGTAACCCTTGTCTGCACGGATCGCGAACTATGGCGCCCATAG
- a CDS encoding polyphenol oxidase family protein, with amino-acid sequence MAPIAYTPFHFTGIPAVCCAFTSRLGGVSEPPHDGANLSYDVRDEAEAVSRNRILLADRLGLQSWTECNQIHGDAMHFDPAPDAPEARATLDGDGLATARPGQALVIKTADCQPVLLAHADGRHVAALHVGWRGNLCDFPGSGVARFCDHYGLDPADIFAVRGPSLGPDAAEFVNFETDFGPKFRNYFNEETRTMDLWRLTRDQLENAGLRPDRIFGVDLCTRTRCETYFSYRKACMGGNPITGRQAGIIWIRG; translated from the coding sequence ATGGCGCCCATAGCGTATACCCCGTTTCATTTCACCGGCATTCCCGCTGTCTGCTGTGCGTTCACGTCCCGCCTGGGCGGAGTGAGCGAGCCGCCGCATGACGGAGCCAATCTGTCCTATGACGTGCGTGACGAGGCCGAGGCCGTATCCCGCAATCGCATTCTGCTTGCCGATCGGCTCGGCCTGCAATCATGGACCGAATGCAACCAGATTCACGGGGATGCAATGCATTTCGACCCGGCCCCGGACGCGCCCGAGGCCCGTGCCACACTGGACGGGGACGGACTGGCCACGGCCCGGCCCGGGCAGGCTCTGGTCATCAAGACCGCAGACTGTCAGCCCGTGCTGCTGGCCCATGCGGACGGTCGGCACGTGGCGGCCCTGCACGTGGGCTGGCGCGGCAATCTGTGCGATTTTCCGGGATCGGGCGTGGCCCGGTTCTGCGACCACTACGGTCTGGACCCGGCAGACATCTTTGCGGTGCGCGGCCCGAGTCTGGGACCGGATGCTGCGGAATTCGTGAATTTCGAAACGGATTTCGGCCCGAAGTTCCGGAACTACTTCAACGAGGAAACCCGGACCATGGACCTGTGGCGGCTGACGCGCGACCAGCTGGAAAACGCGGGGCTGCGTCCGGATCGCATCTTCGGCGTGGACCTGTGCACCCGGACCCGGTGCGAAACCTATTTTTCCTATCGCAAGGCGTGCATGGGCGGGAACCCGATCACGGGCCGTCAGGCAGGCATCATCTGGATACGGGGGTAG
- a CDS encoding DUF4079 family protein produces MLWLHPILQVLATFVALYAGYLGMERFLSRHLGKRTQFLWKRHVVVGKIALCTWLAGLGGGMFAAKLKWSVMLVTGQHYKVAFLMLPLILFGLASGLYMDRWKRKRLVLPLLHGLGNLLLLFLAFYQFRTGWAVIRDFIL; encoded by the coding sequence ATGCTTTGGCTGCACCCCATTCTGCAGGTTCTGGCCACGTTCGTGGCGCTTTATGCCGGGTATCTCGGAATGGAGCGTTTTTTGTCCCGGCACCTGGGCAAACGGACGCAATTTCTGTGGAAACGGCATGTGGTGGTCGGAAAGATCGCCCTGTGCACCTGGCTGGCGGGATTGGGCGGTGGCATGTTCGCGGCCAAGCTCAAGTGGTCCGTGATGCTGGTCACGGGTCAGCATTACAAGGTCGCGTTTCTCATGCTTCCCCTGATCCTGTTCGGGCTGGCTTCGGGGCTGTACATGGACAGGTGGAAACGGAAGCGGCTGGTTCTGCCCCTGCTGCACGGGCTGGGCAATCTTCTTCTGCTGTTTCTGGCGTTCTACCAGTTCCGCACGGGCTGGGCCGTGATCCGCGATTTCATTTTATGA
- a CDS encoding class I SAM-dependent methyltransferase, with protein MSWNPEHYEDWFKTPEGQYALDREIRLLESVISGWPRRCRKLLEVGCGTGLFLEALWEMGFDVSGVDRDLEMLRTARARLGHRADLQMGNGEHLAFDDNQYDYVFLWSVLEFADEQEEMLAEAARVAEKGILVGFLNRCSLYYHLNVKSDDGPMSKASWLSWPEMRDMVFRVTGYRPTVARSVLPGPQQSWKTTGVANAANRHIYPPWVGAFVAMRVDFKGVRPLTPLPAWRSEPEMG; from the coding sequence ATGTCCTGGAACCCCGAGCACTACGAAGACTGGTTCAAGACCCCGGAAGGGCAATACGCTCTGGACCGCGAAATCCGGCTGCTGGAAAGCGTGATTTCAGGCTGGCCCCGGCGTTGCCGCAAGCTTCTGGAAGTGGGCTGCGGAACCGGCCTGTTTCTGGAGGCGCTCTGGGAAATGGGCTTTGACGTGTCCGGCGTGGACAGGGATCTGGAAATGCTGCGGACCGCGCGCGCCCGGCTCGGCCACCGGGCCGACCTTCAGATGGGCAACGGCGAGCATCTGGCCTTTGACGACAACCAGTACGACTACGTGTTCCTGTGGTCCGTGCTGGAATTCGCGGACGAGCAGGAAGAGATGCTTGCGGAAGCGGCGCGGGTTGCGGAAAAGGGCATTCTCGTCGGATTTCTGAACCGCTGCTCCCTGTACTACCACCTGAACGTCAAGTCCGATGACGGCCCCATGAGCAAGGCCTCATGGCTCTCCTGGCCGGAAATGCGCGACATGGTCTTCCGTGTTACCGGATATCGCCCCACGGTCGCCCGTTCGGTACTGCCCGGCCCGCAACAGAGCTGGAAGACAACAGGCGTGGCCAATGCCGCAAACCGACACATCTATCCGCCATGGGTCGGGGCATTCGTGGCCATGCGCGTGGACTTCAAGGGGGTACGTCCCCTGACCCCGCTGCCGGCATGGCGTTCCGAACCGGAAATGGGCTGA
- a CDS encoding deoxyribonuclease IV, whose amino-acid sequence MYLGSHMSIAGGLHKAFEHIRKVDGTALQIFTRNQRQWTIPPLTNRDADLFRSAWKAWGDYPIAAHDSYLINLASGKVEQAERSMNAFSEELRRIETLGIPFLVTHPGSHLGDGPDIGLDRYVRNLDRAIAESGTASGMILLETTAGQGTNLGASFEELARIIKASDHGSRLGVCYDTCHTFAAGYDIRTPEAYRATFDEFDRVIGLDRLRFFHVNDSKHPLGSRKDRHEHIGQGHIGKDGFRNLMRDPGFSEVPRTLETPKGKDLSEDVHNLSVLRALAA is encoded by the coding sequence GTGTACCTCGGGTCGCACATGTCCATTGCCGGGGGCCTGCACAAGGCTTTCGAGCATATCCGCAAGGTGGACGGGACCGCCCTCCAGATATTCACGCGCAACCAGCGCCAGTGGACGATTCCGCCCCTGACCAACAGGGATGCGGACCTGTTCCGCTCGGCCTGGAAGGCGTGGGGCGACTATCCGATTGCCGCCCACGACTCCTATCTCATCAATCTCGCCTCGGGCAAAGTCGAGCAGGCCGAGCGGTCCATGAACGCATTCAGCGAGGAGCTGCGCCGCATCGAGACTCTGGGCATTCCCTTTCTGGTGACGCATCCCGGCTCGCATCTGGGCGACGGCCCGGACATCGGGCTGGACCGCTACGTGCGCAATCTGGACCGGGCCATTGCCGAATCAGGCACGGCCTCGGGCATGATCCTGCTGGAAACCACGGCAGGACAGGGCACCAATCTCGGTGCCAGTTTCGAGGAACTGGCCCGGATCATCAAGGCCTCGGACCATGGTTCGCGTCTGGGCGTGTGCTATGACACCTGCCACACCTTTGCCGCAGGCTACGACATCCGCACCCCCGAGGCATACCGCGCCACATTCGACGAATTCGACCGCGTCATCGGTCTGGACCGGCTGCGCTTCTTTCACGTGAACGACTCGAAACATCCGCTCGGCTCGCGCAAGGACCGCCACGAACACATCGGGCAGGGGCACATCGGCAAGGACGGCTTTCGCAACCTCATGCGCGATCCGGGCTTTTCCGAGGTCCCCAGGACCCTGGAAACCCCGAAGGGCAAGGACCTGTCCGAGGACGTGCACAACCTTTCGGTATTGCGCGCACTTGCCGCGTAG
- a CDS encoding LysR family transcriptional regulator, which translates to MELYQLRTFVAVAEEGNFTRGGKRVHATQPAVSAHIKALEQELGIRLFVRTPRGVELTDAGTALVGEAEGVLNAAESLLRKAETFRGELSGTVSIGLCTTPGYLRVGELLAHMAEHHPRLKLRLSQSPTVNILQDMEEKRLDAGFVFWKTSRHDLETLPLARPEYHIVGPASWKETLDTAGAEELSSLPWVTTPEGSLFQEIQDYICKKHGIAPEHTIGADSEELIRQIIIAGKGLAIMRDDEAEELKAAGHLAICRSLGSYPVDVGFAYRAAKRDDPALRALLEGVKAVWNVE; encoded by the coding sequence ATGGAACTCTATCAGCTTCGGACGTTTGTGGCAGTGGCCGAGGAAGGCAATTTCACCCGGGGGGGCAAGCGTGTGCACGCGACCCAGCCCGCAGTGAGTGCGCATATCAAGGCATTGGAACAGGAGCTTGGCATCCGGCTTTTCGTGCGCACCCCGCGCGGCGTGGAACTGACCGATGCGGGAACGGCTCTGGTGGGCGAGGCCGAAGGCGTGCTGAACGCCGCGGAATCCCTGCTGCGCAAGGCCGAAACCTTTCGGGGCGAACTCTCGGGCACGGTCTCCATCGGCCTGTGCACCACGCCCGGATACCTGCGCGTGGGCGAATTGCTGGCCCACATGGCCGAACACCATCCCCGGCTCAAGCTCAGGCTGTCCCAGAGCCCGACCGTGAACATCCTTCAGGACATGGAGGAAAAGCGGCTGGACGCGGGCTTCGTGTTCTGGAAGACCTCGCGCCACGATCTGGAGACCCTGCCACTGGCCAGGCCCGAATATCACATTGTCGGCCCGGCCTCGTGGAAGGAGACGCTGGACACGGCCGGCGCAGAGGAGCTTTCCAGCCTGCCATGGGTGACCACCCCGGAAGGCAGCCTGTTTCAGGAAATTCAGGACTACATCTGCAAGAAGCACGGCATAGCTCCGGAACACACCATTGGCGCGGATTCCGAAGAGCTCATCCGTCAGATCATCATCGCGGGCAAGGGCCTTGCCATCATGCGCGACGACGAGGCCGAGGAACTCAAGGCCGCCGGACACCTTGCCATCTGCCGCTCTCTGGGCAGCTATCCCGTGGATGTGGGATTCGCCTATCGCGCGGCCAAGCGCGACGACCCGGCCCTTCGCGCCCTGCTCGAAGGCGTCAAGGCCGTGTGGAATGTGGAATAG
- the pstC gene encoding phosphate ABC transporter permease subunit PstC: MLNRHAREKIIKGFFFCCASLSIIALGLIMYFLFSEALPTFTGFDAVGEHHAGVPILDFIFGDKWKPVSETPQWGILPLIAGSVCVTALSSLIAIPLGIMTAIYLAEIAPNKVREIVKPLIELLASLPSVVIGFFGLAVVAPVMLELFDIRFGVNMLNASIMLAFMAVPTITSVAEDAIHSVPGELREGSLALGATRFETIARVVLPASLSGLSTAVILGMSRSIGETMVVLMVAGGAAMIPGSIFDPVRPMPASIAAEMGETSFGLEMHYFALFAIALVLFAITFLFNLLADHIAHKYKQVGSASL, translated from the coding sequence ATGCTGAACAGACATGCCAGGGAAAAAATCATCAAGGGCTTTTTCTTCTGCTGCGCCAGCCTTTCGATCATTGCGCTGGGCCTGATCATGTACTTTCTGTTTTCCGAGGCCCTGCCCACATTCACGGGCTTCGACGCCGTGGGCGAACATCATGCGGGCGTGCCCATCCTCGACTTCATTTTCGGGGACAAGTGGAAGCCGGTTTCCGAGACGCCGCAATGGGGCATTCTCCCGCTCATCGCCGGGTCCGTATGCGTGACCGCACTCTCTTCGCTCATCGCCATTCCGCTGGGCATCATGACCGCCATCTATCTGGCCGAAATCGCGCCCAACAAGGTGCGGGAAATCGTGAAGCCGCTCATCGAGCTGCTCGCGTCCCTGCCTTCGGTGGTCATCGGCTTTTTCGGGCTGGCCGTGGTGGCTCCGGTCATGCTGGAACTGTTCGACATCCGTTTCGGGGTCAACATGCTCAATGCCTCGATCATGCTGGCATTCATGGCCGTGCCCACCATCACCTCGGTGGCCGAGGACGCGATTCATTCCGTACCGGGCGAACTGCGCGAAGGCTCGCTGGCCCTTGGCGCGACCCGGTTCGAGACCATTGCGCGCGTCGTGCTGCCCGCATCCCTGTCCGGTCTGTCCACGGCCGTGATTCTGGGCATGTCCCGATCCATCGGCGAAACCATGGTCGTACTCATGGTGGCAGGCGGCGCAGCCATGATTCCGGGATCGATCTTCGACCCGGTTCGGCCCATGCCCGCAAGCATAGCCGCGGAAATGGGCGAGACCAGCTTCGGTCTGGAAATGCACTATTTCGCGCTGTTCGCCATTGCGCTGGTCCTGTTCGCGATCACGTTCCTGTTCAACCTGCTGGCCGACCACATTGCGCACAAGTACAAGCAGGTCGGCTCGGCGTCCCTGTAG